The following nucleotide sequence is from Myripristis murdjan chromosome 22, fMyrMur1.1, whole genome shotgun sequence.
tcctcctcctcctccccctctcctttggCCATCCTCGTCTCACCATCCGGCCTGCTCCTCTAATGGAGGCTTAATTGCCTTCTTAACTAAACATCAATATTGACCAAAGTTTCATACATCATCTCTTTTATTTCTATGGATTACGGATGAGGGGTGAATTTAAGTCTACCTTAAATAGGAAAATATTCAATAGCCCATGTTGACTTAACTATCCACATAGTGATGAGGAGAATTTGAATCCAATAAGGTGATATGGTGATTTTGGTAATATCTgtagattttgtttgtgtgaaagtGAGAGCAGTCAGGAGGGGGATCATAACCTTGGCTTTTAATAATAGGGACTGTGGGTGTCATTTTTCTCCCTGCCCTTTAATTTGCTCTTGGAGATTTTGGGAATGTAATCAACACTTCATGAATGAGCAGCAAcatgagagatgagagaaagagagagagggagagagggagggagggagggagagagaggagagaagagagggagagccgTTTTGACAGGAGACACtctactctctgtctctgtctctgctgactGATGAAGATTAaagagacggagacagagagagagagattatagTGGAGCAGAGATTgactgcaagagagagagagagagagagagagtggcagagagagagagagaaactgaaagagagagggaggaagagagaatggAAGATAGCagcctagagagagagagagagagagagagagagagagagagagagagagagagagcatttgcATAATGTCCTCCACCACAGTAAGTCCCTGAGGCTACCCGTGCTGGATAACAGAGGACCAATACTCTTAATTCaatctctttatttttctaataCTTCAGAAATTAATAATTCGCCCCCATTCCACCCCCAACCACCCCCTCTCGTCCACAAACCACCGTGAGCGTTGAGCTGAGCTGCCTAAGTTTGTAACTTTAACCCAAGAAATTGATGTGAGCAGGCCTTGAGGCAGACCTGCTAATGaatggatagagagagaaagaagaaagttaAAAGATGGTCTTTTATAAAGTAATTTAAGAAAATCCTGTTAGCTGGATCAAGTACAAGAGTATAATTTCtcaaaatgggaaaaagagGAGCTTTCGCGCCTTTCCCGCACACTTAATAACAAAATTAAGGAGgtaaagagataaagagagggaaTCAATTAGGCCAGGCCTGGTAAACAGTGCTAATTGTAAAGAGGGTGGGATGGCCCATGGAGGTGGGATGATGGGTGTGATGCTGAAGTACATACACCCTGAGGCGGGTTAATCCCACACCACCTCCCACACTGACATCTCAGATCAGGACGAGGCTGGGTGAAGCCAGAGGGTGCAGAAAGCTCAGACCAGGTGGGCAACAGGGCGCCATATACCTGCATGTACTCCACATTCTATACCCCTTACCTCCTGTCAGGCTTGTCTTGCCtttcaaaaagagagaaaaaaaagtttttaatgtGGGGTTACCAgaaattgaaatattttataaattgcatttaatttatttcttactttcaaaaaaaaaccaaaaaaaaaaaaaaacatgcagaatcagacaaataaaattaacagtGACATCATGAGCATCCAGCATAACACAGCAAAACTTACTAAATtaatttttctctttaattttctCTGTCATTGCTTCTACTTGCCGCCAGTCCTCCCTGCTTGGCTGCAGATTTCAGTcaccactgtgttttttttttttttttttttttttttttttccaggttcaTGGTGACACGATCTTCCCCTACGGTGGAGGCGTGGACAGACACCCATCAAGTAGACAGCCTGTTAACCAGGCACTAAACACTCTGGAGATAAGAGGAGATTATCAGACTGTTATTGTTCCAAAGGGAAGTCCTCTGTCACAGAGACCTGGCCAGGCTCAGCCAgtctggagggagggagagtacagtgttgtggtgctggtggtgatttctgagggaggagaggatgcCTCACTATCTCTTCCTTCTGTTGTAAGCATAACCTTGTTGCCTCAGGGACTGAGAATCAGGTAAATACAGATTAGAAATATGTGATATTTGCTTGTCAAGTGACATCACTGCTGCTGGAATATGTCAGTGTGTCAAGTGATggatgaaaatatgaaatgttgaAGACAATGACTATAGAGTCAATACTAGGATTTCTCTGTTCtatcataaaataattttatatatttttaaatatttttatttttaagcaaACAATTAATTATCATATATTATTTCTAATATCATACCCTCACATCTTGCATCAGGGCAATGTGCTTCAAGATGACACAATTCCATTTCTTaatgaaataattttgttttgatgttatATCAGAACTTCTTGTGAGATTTGTTTTTATGATCTAGCAATAACAATAAGCAATGAGcagaaataataaagtaataatataaTTACAAATTAATTTAGCAAATTTTACTGAGATTGCAATTATATCACAGAGGAAAAAGTAGAGtcatttgtaaatgttttatgcATGATATTTCAAATCATGTTACGTATTATTTAGATTTCCTTAATTTGAATAAATCACAGTCGCGCAAACACAGTAAATAATAAGATATTAATTATCCTGAAATGTTGCACATATTTGATTTAAATATCTGTTATTTGTAAATTCAGTATTAGATTATATCTAAGGATAAAAATTAGTTTGCCCTTAACTCGTACTTTTCTACCTTAAAATTGTACCTCCACCTCACGCTAAGACGCGACCCGTTTGACCTTTTATCCAGTGTTTCACTTCTGTCCCACTTCCTCAGTAGATAAAAGTGAGGATGAATGGTCTCTGTGGGCATACCAAACACTGAGCATTATTTGATTCAGACTCCCTTGGGTGTTATGACTGGGAAATAATTGTacgtatttgtatttgtttctttttgctgtggtgtgctCTGGGTAATTCTTAATACCTTCTAGAGATTATACGGTAACTCCCAAACTCCCATGATTATAATTAAGCCTGACTTGGTTATAAAATGAGCAAATACCAATTTAGTTTTGCAACGTGTGAGGGAGCAtctctgtgtgttcctccatGTCCCCGTGTCTCCATACATCTTAACGTTTCTGCATATActgatgtgtttgtgcctgagagtttgtgtttgaatatgcacacgtggtgtgtgtgtgtgtatatgtatgtgtttgtaaatgtaagtcagtgtgtgtgtgtgtgtgtgtgtgtgtgtgtgtgtatcacgtCTGTTTGTGCATCTCTGTCAGGGGAAAGTGCTGCAGAGGACAGGCATATAGGGAAGGTTTGGTTAGGCATGGAGACTGCTATCATCTTCCTtctggcaagaaaaaaaaaaaaaaacacaaacattcccCCATCCATTCTCTCTCCCCTCGTCATTCTCTATcttgtactctctctctcttcatctctctctctctctctctctctctctcactctttctctctctctctttccctctctctctctctctctctctctctctctctctctctctctctctctcgctctttctgtATCACTTACAAAGGCAGCCGTTTCCTCCAAAATGAGGCCACGTACGGAAGGTATGCAAATGAAATCATTGCTCGTGGATTAGAATGGGACACCATATACCCTAAATCATGATTGTCAATCATGGCTGGGGATTAAGGGATATGGGCTCACAGAGctaaaaaagcaacatttccCCCCTCAGGCAGATCCCCATTGTGAGGAGCTCTGAGGAAGAGAGGGCTCCACGGGGGAGGAGAGCAACACTGGAGCACTAGTGCCCCCTTCTGTTTGATGTTCATTGCACCATTTCATCATCAAGCACAGCCAGTCTGAACAAAAATAGAGGTTGGCACACACAAGCCTATTCATTTACATTCAGTGTACCCTGAGGCAAAAGCTTGATTAGACAAATGCACATGCTTTGGTGATGCCGTGTTTCATCttcagtggaggagagagagacctcatttgtttctttggcaAGTGTGCAGGCTTGGTTCAACATCAGTGGGTTAGGAGGGCCATAGGCCCTACAAATTTAACAGATGTTTGTTTGCCctgtgagtgaatgtgtttaGTACCAAACTTCCTTCACCATCTGTATCAATTTGTTCTTTATACACTGACTGTGTGATTTTAATATGCAGTGTATATAGTGTAAGCATTTCAAAATCACAGTTTGCTTATTctacattttcccattttttggTCTGTGTAGGTgtttatgtatgcatttattACATAATAATGATAGAtctgtaattattataataagaTGTACAATTATAGCTGATGAAATACACTGCAAATCAAGACTCCTACATACTGTATTTCTTTGGAGGAAGCAGTGCAGctcctcacacagagacatgttTAGTGGATTGTGTGTGCAGACCCCTGAGCCCTCAGCTAGAGTGCCAGTCTGTTCCTGTGGAGCAGTCAAACAGACGAACCCAGCCAAGAGTGAGCAAGGCACAGGCACGGAGCCAGGAAATAGCACCGGAAAACACTCCACAGTTACAGAGAATTAATAGAGTTTTTATAGGAAAGAACAGCTGggggagagacaaagagcagCACGCTGGTTTAGCATCATCAAAAGGATGGTTGTATATGATTATAAGAATGAAGGGAGGGTTTCCATTTAGCCCCAGCAGACTAGACCTTGATAATGAGAAAAGTGAGCAAAGGAGGCGAGTTGGCACTATTCACATCCTGCTCAGTGCAGTTCCCGGCTGCCCAAGACTGAAGGTGGTATGGCACCTGTGCCATTTTGGCCCTGGCATGGTATGGGCAGGAGGTCAAGGCCAGGGCAACATCTGCATCCCATCAGAGAGCCTGGCCGTGTGCCCACCCCATGGTTTCCATAAAGTCTCTCACAGAGATAGCCTAAAGAATAGCTTTGGAAAGGACCACAAGTGCATTCTGTGGGCATTCTGCTTCAGCGTATGCGCCGATCTCTTGGTGTTATATTCATGCTTTGTGCTCCTTAGTTTCTCCCAGCTTAACTGCAACAATTACAGAATTTGACACTAATCACTTCTACTGcatgaattaaaaatgcagGATGCTTTTGTGCTTGAAAGCATAAGAGCTGAGGATATTTACCTGCATGTGAAACCCAATTAAGGTGTTCAGTATGAGAACACACTCTGCAACGTGTGCGGTGATAATTACCTGACTAATTTCAATAGGGGGATCCCTAATACCCTGCCGGGCTGGCTGCTATATCAAGACCACCTGAGTCATCTTTCTAATGGCGGGCAAAATAAACCACCGAAATTGATACAAGCCGCCACCACACTAAAGAGCAAGTGCTAATCATTATGCATCATTAGGTGAAGATTTAGTTTAAACGTGTTTAGCAGGAATTAAGCAAAGCTGTTGTTGACATGGATTGACTGCTGTAATGCTTTATTGTCAGTGCTccaggaggcagagggagggccGGCCTAGTCAGGGGAGTGATGTGCCGAAAGCAGGGATTTGTGGGATGTTGGAGGACTAGCAGGGTGTGTAGACAAGAGTGGACAAACAGGAAGCTATGACAGACAAATGGGTGGAAAAAAGGGACAAAATAAGGGGAGTAAAATAAGGAATGCTCCAAGTGGAATGAGCCGATATGTGGTCATGTGCAGAATCAGACAAAATTTCAATGTGAAGTTGAGGATGGATGCTTTGGTGTGTCTGTACACTCGCAACATCTGCATCTGCAACAGAGGGTATTAATTAAACCGGATAATCACATAATCACTTCAAAATACCTGACCAGCTTTCTGGAAATGTTTGGATCGTTATTGTTCATCTTGACCTCAGGAGTAGCGTGGTGACATGTTAAAGAACCGTACGTCACACTGGTTTATTTCTTACCACAACCTTAAAGTTTAGGGGTTAGGAAGGATTTTACAACACTTGGAGACAGAGAAATGCTGTGGCATCGTGAGCTGATAGGTGTGTTGACGGGGTTCAGTATGTGGGCACTAATTCAGGCTTAATGGTGGTGGATAGGTCTGTAGAAGCCATACAGTTCCTTGTGTCTGAGTGATGGCAAGGAGCACACTGCAGGTACTCATCAAGTGCTATACGGCAAATGGAAGGAAGTACATGAGTAAAGCTCCTGCAGGAGGAACAGCCTCAATAAGCAGAAGCAAAAGGTGGAACATGTACAACGGTGGTCGGTTCAACCACGGACAAGTTTCGCTCTTCTGTCCAGACACCCATGTgtttggatgtgtttgtgtctttatgtGTCTGAATGTGTATGCAAGAGCTGCTCAAACTGGCGAGTAAGAGAGGACAGTCTTATCCAGCTCTCCAGTGTTGACAGTATTACTAATCCCCTCCACCTGCTCAaacacccccccaaaaaaacacatccctccccctcttccatCTGCCTGGGCTGGGAGTCCCTGGGGCCAGACTGCGCCTCTGCCTTCGTCTCCACACCAGTTATCGTCCCTGGCCGGGCCCCACTCCCCAACCCCTTCCTACGCTGCACACATTAATCGCCACAAAAACAAAtagttttcaaatgtttggaaAAGACCCACTGTTTGCATCAGGGCctaacaaaataatttttacaAGCTATCCAGTTGTGATTAGGGCTGAGAGAATTGAATTTATGTGGCAttgataatattaatattagccTAATTAATTAtgttgtttgaatttgcacAGCACTGTGTGTACCTTCTACACAACACTAGCCAGCCGGAGCTGGAACTGAGCTCTCAGGCGTCTCTATCTCCCTGGCTCTCCCCAGTCCATGACTACTGCACACAATTCATCAACTCATAGATATCTAATCCCCTCTGGCTCTGCTCACTTCCTGAAGTCTATGAAAGAACTTTACTCTGGTGGCAAGAATTCCCATGAATACTTGATGACTTCCACAGAAAGGAAGactgtttcatttcactttgaaaGTGACACCGCCCAGAGAACTAGCATAACTTTCAATTCGCAGCTCCCCGTTTGTGAAGGATGCTGATAAAAGGgacaataataaaatgcaacatCTTTTTAATGAGTCACTGAACAAGGTAAACAGCAGTACAGTGGGAACAGCTTTGAGCAGCAGACAGCTTCAGGCATCAGGAATATGACTACTCTCCTTGTTTAGCGGAGAAGACTGATTTTGAATCTCCATTAAGACCTGTGTGCAGAAATCCCTTTAAGTTTGTTTCCTTAATCAGCAGAGGCCAACTTTTCGGCGTGCCCTGACCCACAAATGCTGCTGATCCAGTCGACAATGGAGACCATAAGAGCCCAAGCATCACTGGATGAGCAGGTGTTGATCTGTGCAATTACAGTGACAGATACTCACTGACCCATCACATCAGTCATCTGAGCCTAAGCGGGACCACCCAAATCTCAGGAGTGGTTCTCAGACCTGCTTATAGCTCAGCTCACACTTCTCTGTAACGACCTCTTGACCTCTGCTCTGTGGTCAGAGGTTAAGGGTTAGAGAGGTGGTCATGTGTCCCTCTTGGCGAGACACAGCTCTATCTCGTGCTTGGGCGCAATGTCTAACTTAAGTGGTGTACCTCCTCATATGGAGTAGACATTCCCAGAACATTGTACGACTGCATGCCTAAATTAACAGTCTAACTTTCCCTTTACAGCAGCTTCACGGTCTGTTCCTGTGCACAAGTGCAGCCATGGAATTTATGTATTTGgcacaatcaaaaacaaaaaaaacaaaaaacaaaacatcacattttttgtttgttacagtCAAAAGCACAGGTGAATGTTGTCCATTTACTGATGATGTCAGAAATTTTAACCAGGTGAATTGGTGATGAACTagtatttaaaaacaaaacaaaaaaacctgaatCGATAGATATTTGAGCTTCATCAGgttggaaaaacaaaaggtaAAATGCACATATCCcatgtgtgcagacagacagtctgGGGCCAGACAGACCGTCTACTATGAAAGACGCATTCTCTGAAGCAGGGGTGAGCGTCTCCAAGGTGCATCATCTCATCAAAGCATGGGGCAATGGTGTGATTGGACGGAGGGCAGCGAGTCATTGATTCAGTCATTAACTGAAGTGCCGGCCCAATCTGGCGGAGCGGTAGTCCACTCTGAGCTGGACAAAGGCGTGCAGAAGGTTGCGGTCCAGGCTGGTCAGCTGCTCTCCTGAGCAGACCTGCTTCAGGTTGTCAGGGGCAACCACCAGGAGGTTACAGAGGGCGTGGAGAGTGTCGAAGAGCTGCAGCACCAGAGGGACCTGGTGGATACAAAGGCACAAgtgaattacatgaaaaacCTCATACCTTTCAAGTTACTCTCATCTTGTTAGCATGCCTCTTACAATGAAAGCTCTACATTGTAAATTGCACTTTTAAATTTACtgtaacacacaaaacattaaacCTTTATAGTTGTGAGATTTACAATCCATGTCTCTGCTGCCTCACAGATTAAAAATCATTCTTGATTCTACCTCATCCACTTGATCTACATCTCCTATTCACAATGAGGTGGATGTGGTGATAGGTGAAATCAGCAGGATCACAGCAGCCTCCTGAACAGTGTATCTGATCGCAAACACGGGTTTTCTTTACACTTGCTACATTCAACGTAAAGTGTAGCCATGTCTCTGCCCTGTGACCAGTCTGTCCTGGACCTATGCCCCCTGCTCACCCTGAAGTCCTTGGCGCAGCGTCGATACTCGGCCACGTCGCAGATGGCCAGCATGCCTCCCATAGAGCTGTAGCTGTACTGCTGTAGGTGCTCGTGGATGAGCCGATGGAAACGAACGCCCAGCTCTGTCAGCACTGTGTCCACGTTCTTCCCGTCCATCGACTTCCGCACGCGCTCCACCTGCCGACTCACGTAGGCACACACCTTGGAGCACGCCTGCCAGACACACGGAGACAGGGGGGAGTCACATTTGGAAAACTTGAGATTCAGCGGTGTGTCATAACCACAAGGTCAGCAAATGGTCACTTCAATCCACAGTCTCAGAGCAGCAGTCTGTGTCAGTCttagaaacaacaaaaaggacaGAAGGACctgatttgtcttatttgttttgttttgcatggcCTTACTGTGGTGTACTGGATCATGACATTGTTTTCATCCTCGGGCCTGAAGTCAGTCTTCTTCTGCTCCGTGGCCAGGATGTGCTTCATTTGCCCCACCATGCAGTTTAGTGTTCTGGGCGGGGTGAACAAATACAAAACTTAAGACAGTCGTTTCTTTGAGTGACCACTTGTTGTTCTGCAAGTATGTGTAGTTGGTAGGCACTTTGGAACTTACTGACCTGTCAATTCCTGTGTCCAGTTTCACTTCCATCTGTTCAATTACCTCTTTCTTCTTGTGCAGGCACTCTGTCAACTTTGGAGATGAGCTACAGACGGAATAAGTAAATTCAGTTCTGAATTTCATCTGAGAAGGATTGTCCGATGGGAGAAGTAGCTGTGGAATAATTGAATAATAAGCCTTCACTGACCTTATGAGAGGCATGAGGTGGTCATTGAACTGCTTGTCAAACAAGTGGAAGATAGTGTTAGCCTGTTGGACCACATCCAGGAAGTACAGGTTGGCATTCTTAGCATCTGCTGAGGGGATAGCTGTAGTTCAAAGACAGACGGAGAATGCAAGTCAGTACAACAAACTTAAAGGTGAGTTAACAGTAGGTCAAATAAATAAGCAGAAATGAGAAGGTCTGGCTATAAGTGAGTTGAATTTAATGCACCTGAGAGGCCAATTTCTAGGGCATAGTCGATGTGATCCACACAAAGGTGCTCAACCAACAGCAGGAAGATAGAGAAGGCGTTCTTGGGCAGATCAGAAGGATCTGAGAGCTGGGTGAcaacaaacagataaaaggaAGGGGATGCAATTTAATCTGTGAGCTCTGTAGGATTTTTCACTCgtgagaaatgacaaaattgCCATTTCTATTTTAAGTTGCCATAACTGTGTGCCCCGCCCATCTATAGGTGGTGGAGTTGCCTCACCCTGTGACATCTCTCGAAGGCATGGCGCGTCTCCTGCAGCAGGTTGACCACCACCTCTTGGGAGAGGAAAGTCTCCCCGTGGGTGTCGATGCTGGGGCCCAGGGGCAGGTTGGTGCGCTGCCTAATTcgctccttcagctcctggaTACTGCAggaggacaaagacaaaggtTGGATAAATTATTAACGTTAAAGCTCTTATCATATAGTAAAAAGAGCTTGCAAATCTCCTAAAGGTAACCTATCGTGATGTTAAGGAAGGGTACCAAAGAAGAACCAAAATCTGACCTGCCAGTGCCAATCGGGCGTTTCTGGTGGTTCTTGGAGTCATAGTAGCGCTGCAGGATTACAGCGCTACGAGTGTGAAGGTATTCCCTCTCCATGTCAATGTAACTTTCCAAGTAGGAGGAGAAAATGTTCTTGATCAGCTTGGACAGGAAGGTGTGCTTATCTGAGCCCAAGTTGAACTCTGACAGCTTGGCAGCCAACGCCGTGGTCCTGGAAAAGACATAAACAGTGTTAAGTGTGAGAGTAAAAACTATTGTGTGTATAAGAAGTAAAGCAAAAAGAAGAGAGCAAGCTTAATTACTTGGTGTAAAGGTCATAGAGGTTCTTGAGGTATTGTTCCACATCAGAGTGTCGGGTCTCATCCAGTTTCTCTCTAACATGGGCCTGGAGAAACAAAGGCATTCAGTTTAATGTAACCGATGTGGCCAGTCAGTCGAGACTGAACAATAAGGAAGTAGTACAAATACCTGTAATTTGTTCTCAAAGATGTTCTGGATGAGTTTGGCCATAACAGCCTCTGGGCTGCTGAAGACCTCTCCCACCTGCTTGTTGACCCTCTGGCAGAGGACTGCAGTGTCCTCAAACACATCGTTCCTCACATAGGCCCCCTGGGGAGAGCAACCAAGGGTTAACCCAGAGTCTGTGTATACCACTGGTCCAGAGAGAAAGGTGGAGTATTATGTATGATTAAGTGGAACACTACACTCACTTCCTGACACTGTTTGATGTAGACATCCACACAGTGTGCATAGCCCTTTTACAGAAAGAGACAAGCATTACATTTCTGCCAACATTacaatgtgaaagtgaaaatacaaTCCAGTATCTAAACACAGATGACAAATTCATGAACAATGAAAGTTGAATGTCAGAACTTGAATGTAAAACCTAAGTGGCAATGTCATACATcatacacaagacaaaaaacaaacaaacaaacaaaaaaaaagactgaatgcAGACATGACAGTTTGATGTGTCTGGGTCACCTTGAAATGTAACAGAACTGCGGCGACCTCTCGCATGCGTCCAATCTCACCCCTGCGCTGGGCGGCAGTGAACTCCTGGATTAACTGTCGCTCTAGGTCATGGTACTTACCTGGgcaggaaacaaacacacaaaacaattctATCATTTGCAGCTAACTTCTCCTGCACTTGTAATCTGGACTACTCAGTACAAACTATGGTGGAGGAAAATAAGTTTCAATGTGAACTCACTTGCAATCTTTGCCTTGACATCTGCAAATCTATCAGAGGAGAACACAATCAGGGAGACAGTTACAATTAACATCCTGCTAAGTTAAATGCACACATTATCTCCAGAGACTCATATTAACAAAACATATATCTGAAAGCATCCCTGATGCATTCAGATATAGGCTTATACCATGAGGATCAGGCAAAACTAATAAAATGCCATCTTGCTATTGTTTGACAGTGCTGTTGTTTATAGCTGCCTCCAGGATGCCTGACTCACCTGTCGAACGGCAGCTCCTGGGCGATGAGATGCAGCTTCTGAATGATATCAGCAGCCTCCTTaatctgagagggagagagagggggggtgggaGTGGTGGGGGGGAGCAAGAGAGGACCATGAGAGGTGGACATCCAAACAGAAAGCAGGCAGGCCGCTGGCAGTGGCTCCACTTGGGGGATCATCATCTTAGAGCagccctcctccacctccccatgTTGGACAGAGAGCTGATAACAAGCAGGCTGCGCTCACCTGGGCATcggcaacagcaacagcagcagtccTGACTTAGCAGCACATCCAACTCTTTATTGGCATGCCTTTTCTGAATGGGCTGTAATCCCACAGGAGTCTAAATCGCCTTCAATAATCTGTCCGGCCAGGGATATCTGTCTAAAAAAGGGGCCCTGTCgagaaccccccacccccctccccctgacATACACGCCGGCTGAAAAAGCCCCAGACCTACGAAAGGCCCGCCGTCCGCAACTCCTCTGTTCCCGCAGATGCCTGCCTCAGCTAACATCATTACTCTGCTCCCGTGAGGAGGATCCAGCCTTTCTGCTCGGCGAAGGTTTTCTAAGTATCTGTCCCCCAGCTAAGATTAGCTAAATCCCATGTAAGTAATGTAGCCGTCTCCCTGCAGTCAGGGTTTAGCAGCACTTGTCTCCACGCTGGCGGCCCAGCCCTCCCTTTCAGAAGGATTAGCAAAGCCATCCCCCTTCAGCTATTCACTTGCAGCTTTCCTCTTTCCCCCTCGTCTGGAGGTATGCTCAGGAAAAGGAATCTAGCCAGATTTTTCCGCATGCCTCTCTAGAAACCTAGCCCCATCTCCAGCTCTCGTCTGTGGGATTGACCCCCCATACTCCCTGCTCTGCTTCCGCTAATGATGTTCCTACTAACAGGAATTTATCTGGAGCATCCCAATCTACTGCCACTTTCAACACTGCAAAATCAAACTTTCTAGGGTCAAAAGTCACTTGTCTAATAACAACATAGCTTGTGTGTAGGCAGGAACTGAGTAAAAGTATGCATTTTATCTCCCAGTATGCATGTTATCTCCTCCCTTACTTGTACTATCATGCCACAAGCCCCTTCCCGCTGTAATGCGACCCAAAGCTGAGGACCAACAGTGGCAACATATTCTGCCTCACAGACAACCTGCAGTAAATGCAATTAGGCTTTACACGAGCATGTTGACATCCATGCTAGTCAATCAGCCAGCTATTGTCAGAAAGCAAATGACAGTTTATTAATCCAAATTAGCTGAGGGATCCAACTAAAGGGATA
It contains:
- the exoc5 gene encoding exocyst complex component 5 → MATTAKMFEEPFDADEYIERLAWRTPGGGSKGGAEAFDPKRLLEEFENHIEELKQLDEKIQRRVEKLEHQCQREAKEFAHKVQDLQRSNQVAFQHFQELDVHISYVATKVCHLGDQLEGVNTPRQRAVEAQRLMTYFNEFLDGELRSDVFNNPDKIKEAADIIQKLHLIAQELPFDRFADVKAKIASKYHDLERQLIQEFTAAQRRGEIGRMREVAAVLLHFKGYAHCVDVYIKQCQEGAYVRNDVFEDTAVLCQRVNKQVGEVFSSPEAVMAKLIQNIFENKLQAHVREKLDETRHSDVEQYLKNLYDLYTKTTALAAKLSEFNLGSDKHTFLSKLIKNIFSSYLESYIDMEREYLHTRSAVILQRYYDSKNHQKRPIGTGSIQELKERIRQRTNLPLGPSIDTHGETFLSQEVVVNLLQETRHAFERCHRLSDPSDLPKNAFSIFLLLVEHLCVDHIDYALEIGLSAIPSADAKNANLYFLDVVQQANTIFHLFDKQFNDHLMPLISSSPKLTECLHKKKEVIEQMEVKLDTGIDRTLNCMVGQMKHILATEQKKTDFRPEDENNVMIQYTTACSKVCAYVSRQVERVRKSMDGKNVDTVLTELGVRFHRLIHEHLQQYSYSSMGGMLAICDVAEYRRCAKDFRVPLVLQLFDTLHALCNLLVVAPDNLKQVCSGEQLTSLDRNLLHAFVQLRVDYRSARLGRHFS